The proteins below are encoded in one region of Chelmon rostratus isolate fCheRos1 chromosome 21, fCheRos1.pri, whole genome shotgun sequence:
- the LOC121624500 gene encoding calcium/calmodulin-dependent protein kinase type II subunit gamma-like isoform X12 — MATTATSTRFTDEYQLYEELGKGAFSVVRRCVKKSSGQEYAAKIINTKKLSARDHQKLEREARICRLLKHPNIVRLHDSISEEGFHYLVFDLVTGGELFEDIVAREYYSEADASHCISQILESVNHIHQHDIVHRDLKPENLLLASKMKGAAVKLADFGLAIEVQGDQQAWFGFAGTPGYLSPEVLRKDPYGKPVDIWACGVILYILLVGYPPFWDEDQHKLYQQIKAGAYDFPSPEWDTVTPEAKNLINQMLTINPAKRITAEQALKHPWVCHRSTVASMMHRQETVECLRKFNARRKLKGAILTTMLVSRNFSVGRQHTNSAAAASSTASLAQEACKSLLNKKSDSAKESQSTVVHNPPDGVKGSTESNATNDEEEMKVPPHDVKRMAWNSTGNSSCPDSELSQSSMPAAPLGSNTVAAINNTKQTRKQEIIKITEQLIEAINNGDFDAYTRICDPGLTSFEPEALGNLVEGMDFHKFYFENLLSKNSKPVHTTLLNPHVHLIGEDAACIAYIRLTQFVDTTGRPRSSQSEETRVWHRRDGKWLNVHFHCSGAPAAPLQ, encoded by the exons gGGAGCTTTTTCAGTGGTGCGTAGGTGTGTAAAGAAGTCATCAGGACAGGAATATGCTGCAAAAATCATCAACACTAAGAAGCTGTCTGCAAGAG acCATCAGAAGCTTGAGAGAGAGGCTCGTATCTGCCGTCTCCTGAAGCACCCCAACATCG TGAGACTCCATGACAGCATTTCAGAGGAAGGCTTTCATTACCTAGTCTTTGACCT gGTGACAGGAGGAGAGCTGTTTGAAGACATCGTAGCCAGGGAGTACTACAGTGAGGCTGATGCCAG tcATTGCATTAGTCAGATCTTGGAGAGTGTCAATCATATCCACCAGCATGATATTGTGCACAGAGACCTCAAG cctgagAACCTGTTGTTGGCCAGTAAGATGAAGGGAGCTGCAGTGAAGCTGGCAGACTTTGGCCTTGCTATTGAAGTGCAGGGAGACCAGCAAGCTTGGTTTg GGTTTGCAGGCACCCCTGGTTACCTCTCCCCTGAAGTCCTGAGGAAGGACCCCTACGGCAAGCCTGTGGACATATGGGCTTGTG gtgTTATTCTCTATATCTTGTTAGTGGGATATCCTCCATTCTGGGATGAAGATCAACACAAACTCTATCAGCAGATCAAAGCTGGAGCATATGAT TTCCCATCCCCAGAGTGGGACACAGTGACTCCAGAGGCAAAGAACCTGATCAACCAGATGTTGACCATTAACCCAGCAAAGAGAATCACTGCCGAACAGGCCCTCAAGCACCCTTGGGTCTGC CACCGTTCTACAGTGGCATCCATGatgcacagacaggaaactgtCGAGTGTCTCCGCAAGTTCAATGCTCGCCGAAAACTCAAG ggagCCATTCTCACCACCATGCTGGTGTCCAGAAACTTCTCAG TGGGCCGGCAGCATACCAACTCTGCTGCTGCCGCCTCCTCCACGGCCTCACTGGCTCAGGAAG catgcaAAAGTTTACTCAACAAGAAGTCAGATTCTGCTAAG GAATCTCAGAGCACGGTGGTGCACAACCCTCCTGATGGAGTCAAG GGATCGACGGAGAGCAACGCCACCAACGacgaggaggaaatgaaag ttccACCGCATGATGTAAAGCGCATGGCATGGAACAGCACAGGCAACAGCTCCTGCCCTGACTCTGAGCTCTCACAGTCCTCCATGCCTGCCGCTCCGCTAGGGAGCAACACTGTCGCTGCTATAAACAACACTAAGCAGA CTCGTAAACAGGAGATCATCAAGATAACGGAGCAGCTGATCGAGGCGATCAACAATGGAGATTTCGATGCCTACAC GAGGATTTGCGATCCTGGACTGACCTCTTTTGAACCCGAAGCCCTGGGGAACCTGGTGGAGGGCATGGACTTTCACAAGTTCTACTTTGAAAACT TGCTGAGCAAGAACAGCAAGCCCGTGCACACCACCCTGCTCAACCCGCACGTGCACCTGATCGGCGAGGACGCTGCGTGCATCGCCTACATCCGGCTCACACAGTTTGTAGACACCACGGGCCGCCCTCGCTCCAGCCAATCGGAGGAGACCAGGGTGTGGCATCGTCGCGATGGCAAGTGGCTCAATGTTCACTTCCACTGCTCAGGAGCGCCTGCTGCACCACTACAGTGA
- the LOC121624500 gene encoding calcium/calmodulin-dependent protein kinase type II subunit gamma-like isoform X2 translates to MATTATSTRFTDEYQLYEELGKGAFSVVRRCVKKSSGQEYAAKIINTKKLSARDHQKLEREARICRLLKHPNIVRLHDSISEEGFHYLVFDLVTGGELFEDIVAREYYSEADASHCISQILESVNHIHQHDIVHRDLKPENLLLASKMKGAAVKLADFGLAIEVQGDQQAWFGFAGTPGYLSPEVLRKDPYGKPVDIWACGVILYILLVGYPPFWDEDQHKLYQQIKAGAYDFPSPEWDTVTPEAKNLINQMLTINPAKRITAEQALKHPWVCHRSTVASMMHRQETVECLRKFNARRKLKGAILTTMLVSRNFSVGRQHTNSAAAASSTASLAQEACKSLLNKKSDSAKPSTNNSKNSIVSAINALKDTNMATNAQMESQSTVVHNPPDGVKGSTESNATNDEEEMKADSSALSQSSATEEMPPLLPSPQSSPAIPPHDVKRMAWNSTGNSSCPDSELSQSSMPAAPLGSNTVAAINNTKQTRKQEIIKITEQLIEAINNGDFDAYTRICDPGLTSFEPEALGNLVEGMDFHKFYFENLLSKNSKPVHTTLLNPHVHLIGEDAACIAYIRLTQFVDTTGRPRSSQSEETRVWHRRDGKWLNVHFHCSGAPAAPLQ, encoded by the exons gGGAGCTTTTTCAGTGGTGCGTAGGTGTGTAAAGAAGTCATCAGGACAGGAATATGCTGCAAAAATCATCAACACTAAGAAGCTGTCTGCAAGAG acCATCAGAAGCTTGAGAGAGAGGCTCGTATCTGCCGTCTCCTGAAGCACCCCAACATCG TGAGACTCCATGACAGCATTTCAGAGGAAGGCTTTCATTACCTAGTCTTTGACCT gGTGACAGGAGGAGAGCTGTTTGAAGACATCGTAGCCAGGGAGTACTACAGTGAGGCTGATGCCAG tcATTGCATTAGTCAGATCTTGGAGAGTGTCAATCATATCCACCAGCATGATATTGTGCACAGAGACCTCAAG cctgagAACCTGTTGTTGGCCAGTAAGATGAAGGGAGCTGCAGTGAAGCTGGCAGACTTTGGCCTTGCTATTGAAGTGCAGGGAGACCAGCAAGCTTGGTTTg GGTTTGCAGGCACCCCTGGTTACCTCTCCCCTGAAGTCCTGAGGAAGGACCCCTACGGCAAGCCTGTGGACATATGGGCTTGTG gtgTTATTCTCTATATCTTGTTAGTGGGATATCCTCCATTCTGGGATGAAGATCAACACAAACTCTATCAGCAGATCAAAGCTGGAGCATATGAT TTCCCATCCCCAGAGTGGGACACAGTGACTCCAGAGGCAAAGAACCTGATCAACCAGATGTTGACCATTAACCCAGCAAAGAGAATCACTGCCGAACAGGCCCTCAAGCACCCTTGGGTCTGC CACCGTTCTACAGTGGCATCCATGatgcacagacaggaaactgtCGAGTGTCTCCGCAAGTTCAATGCTCGCCGAAAACTCAAG ggagCCATTCTCACCACCATGCTGGTGTCCAGAAACTTCTCAG TGGGCCGGCAGCATACCAACTCTGCTGCTGCCGCCTCCTCCACGGCCTCACTGGCTCAGGAAG catgcaAAAGTTTACTCAACAAGAAGTCAGATTCTGCTAAG CCTTCTACCAACAACAGTAAGAACAGTATAGTGAGCGCCATCAATGCCCTGAAAGACACCAACATGGCAACCAACGCCCAGATG GAATCTCAGAGCACGGTGGTGCACAACCCTCCTGATGGAGTCAAG GGATCGACGGAGAGCAACGCCACCAACGacgaggaggaaatgaaag cGGACAGTTCGGCGCTGAGTCAGAGCAGCGCCACAGAGGAGATGCCCCCACTTCTGCCCTCACCTCAAAGCTCACCTGCCA ttccACCGCATGATGTAAAGCGCATGGCATGGAACAGCACAGGCAACAGCTCCTGCCCTGACTCTGAGCTCTCACAGTCCTCCATGCCTGCCGCTCCGCTAGGGAGCAACACTGTCGCTGCTATAAACAACACTAAGCAGA CTCGTAAACAGGAGATCATCAAGATAACGGAGCAGCTGATCGAGGCGATCAACAATGGAGATTTCGATGCCTACAC GAGGATTTGCGATCCTGGACTGACCTCTTTTGAACCCGAAGCCCTGGGGAACCTGGTGGAGGGCATGGACTTTCACAAGTTCTACTTTGAAAACT TGCTGAGCAAGAACAGCAAGCCCGTGCACACCACCCTGCTCAACCCGCACGTGCACCTGATCGGCGAGGACGCTGCGTGCATCGCCTACATCCGGCTCACACAGTTTGTAGACACCACGGGCCGCCCTCGCTCCAGCCAATCGGAGGAGACCAGGGTGTGGCATCGTCGCGATGGCAAGTGGCTCAATGTTCACTTCCACTGCTCAGGAGCGCCTGCTGCACCACTACAGTGA
- the LOC121624500 gene encoding calcium/calmodulin-dependent protein kinase type II subunit gamma-like isoform X13, whose product MATTATSTRFTDEYQLYEELGKGAFSVVRRCVKKSSGQEYAAKIINTKKLSARDHQKLEREARICRLLKHPNIVRLHDSISEEGFHYLVFDLVTGGELFEDIVAREYYSEADASHCISQILESVNHIHQHDIVHRDLKPENLLLASKMKGAAVKLADFGLAIEVQGDQQAWFGFAGTPGYLSPEVLRKDPYGKPVDIWACGVILYILLVGYPPFWDEDQHKLYQQIKAGAYDFPSPEWDTVTPEAKNLINQMLTINPAKRITAEQALKHPWVCHRSTVASMMHRQETVECLRKFNARRKLKGAILTTMLVSRNFSACKSLLNKKSDSAKPSTNNSKNSIVSAINALKDTNMATNAQMESQSTVVHNPPDGVKGSTESNATNDEEEMKGRKADSSALSQSSATEEMPPLLPSPQSSPATRKQEIIKITEQLIEAINNGDFDAYTRICDPGLTSFEPEALGNLVEGMDFHKFYFENLLSKNSKPVHTTLLNPHVHLIGEDAACIAYIRLTQFVDTTGRPRSSQSEETRVWHRRDGKWLNVHFHCSGAPAAPLQ is encoded by the exons gGGAGCTTTTTCAGTGGTGCGTAGGTGTGTAAAGAAGTCATCAGGACAGGAATATGCTGCAAAAATCATCAACACTAAGAAGCTGTCTGCAAGAG acCATCAGAAGCTTGAGAGAGAGGCTCGTATCTGCCGTCTCCTGAAGCACCCCAACATCG TGAGACTCCATGACAGCATTTCAGAGGAAGGCTTTCATTACCTAGTCTTTGACCT gGTGACAGGAGGAGAGCTGTTTGAAGACATCGTAGCCAGGGAGTACTACAGTGAGGCTGATGCCAG tcATTGCATTAGTCAGATCTTGGAGAGTGTCAATCATATCCACCAGCATGATATTGTGCACAGAGACCTCAAG cctgagAACCTGTTGTTGGCCAGTAAGATGAAGGGAGCTGCAGTGAAGCTGGCAGACTTTGGCCTTGCTATTGAAGTGCAGGGAGACCAGCAAGCTTGGTTTg GGTTTGCAGGCACCCCTGGTTACCTCTCCCCTGAAGTCCTGAGGAAGGACCCCTACGGCAAGCCTGTGGACATATGGGCTTGTG gtgTTATTCTCTATATCTTGTTAGTGGGATATCCTCCATTCTGGGATGAAGATCAACACAAACTCTATCAGCAGATCAAAGCTGGAGCATATGAT TTCCCATCCCCAGAGTGGGACACAGTGACTCCAGAGGCAAAGAACCTGATCAACCAGATGTTGACCATTAACCCAGCAAAGAGAATCACTGCCGAACAGGCCCTCAAGCACCCTTGGGTCTGC CACCGTTCTACAGTGGCATCCATGatgcacagacaggaaactgtCGAGTGTCTCCGCAAGTTCAATGCTCGCCGAAAACTCAAG ggagCCATTCTCACCACCATGCTGGTGTCCAGAAACTTCTCAG catgcaAAAGTTTACTCAACAAGAAGTCAGATTCTGCTAAG CCTTCTACCAACAACAGTAAGAACAGTATAGTGAGCGCCATCAATGCCCTGAAAGACACCAACATGGCAACCAACGCCCAGATG GAATCTCAGAGCACGGTGGTGCACAACCCTCCTGATGGAGTCAAG GGATCGACGGAGAGCAACGCCACCAACGacgaggaggaaatgaaaggtaGGAAAG cGGACAGTTCGGCGCTGAGTCAGAGCAGCGCCACAGAGGAGATGCCCCCACTTCTGCCCTCACCTCAAAGCTCACCTGCCA CTCGTAAACAGGAGATCATCAAGATAACGGAGCAGCTGATCGAGGCGATCAACAATGGAGATTTCGATGCCTACAC GAGGATTTGCGATCCTGGACTGACCTCTTTTGAACCCGAAGCCCTGGGGAACCTGGTGGAGGGCATGGACTTTCACAAGTTCTACTTTGAAAACT TGCTGAGCAAGAACAGCAAGCCCGTGCACACCACCCTGCTCAACCCGCACGTGCACCTGATCGGCGAGGACGCTGCGTGCATCGCCTACATCCGGCTCACACAGTTTGTAGACACCACGGGCCGCCCTCGCTCCAGCCAATCGGAGGAGACCAGGGTGTGGCATCGTCGCGATGGCAAGTGGCTCAATGTTCACTTCCACTGCTCAGGAGCGCCTGCTGCACCACTACAGTGA
- the LOC121624500 gene encoding calcium/calmodulin-dependent protein kinase type II delta chain-like isoform X7: protein MATTATSTRFTDEYQLYEELGKGAFSVVRRCVKKSSGQEYAAKIINTKKLSARDHQKLEREARICRLLKHPNIVRLHDSISEEGFHYLVFDLVTGGELFEDIVAREYYSEADASHCISQILESVNHIHQHDIVHRDLKPENLLLASKMKGAAVKLADFGLAIEVQGDQQAWFGFAGTPGYLSPEVLRKDPYGKPVDIWACGVILYILLVGYPPFWDEDQHKLYQQIKAGAYDFPSPEWDTVTPEAKNLINQMLTINPAKRITAEQALKHPWVCHRSTVASMMHRQETVECLRKFNARRKLKGAILTTMLVSRNFSVGRQHTNSAAAASSTASLAQEACKSLLNKKSDSAKESQSTVVHNPPDGVKGSTESNATNDEEEMKADSSALSQSSATEEMPPLLPSPQSSPAIPPHDVKRMAWNSTGNSSCPDSELSQSSMPAAPLGSNTVAAINNTKQTRKQEIIKITEQLIEAINNGDFDAYTRICDPGLTSFEPEALGNLVEGMDFHKFYFENLLSKNSKPVHTTLLNPHVHLIGEDAACIAYIRLTQFVDTTGRPRSSQSEETRVWHRRDGKWLNVHFHCSGAPAAPLQ, encoded by the exons gGGAGCTTTTTCAGTGGTGCGTAGGTGTGTAAAGAAGTCATCAGGACAGGAATATGCTGCAAAAATCATCAACACTAAGAAGCTGTCTGCAAGAG acCATCAGAAGCTTGAGAGAGAGGCTCGTATCTGCCGTCTCCTGAAGCACCCCAACATCG TGAGACTCCATGACAGCATTTCAGAGGAAGGCTTTCATTACCTAGTCTTTGACCT gGTGACAGGAGGAGAGCTGTTTGAAGACATCGTAGCCAGGGAGTACTACAGTGAGGCTGATGCCAG tcATTGCATTAGTCAGATCTTGGAGAGTGTCAATCATATCCACCAGCATGATATTGTGCACAGAGACCTCAAG cctgagAACCTGTTGTTGGCCAGTAAGATGAAGGGAGCTGCAGTGAAGCTGGCAGACTTTGGCCTTGCTATTGAAGTGCAGGGAGACCAGCAAGCTTGGTTTg GGTTTGCAGGCACCCCTGGTTACCTCTCCCCTGAAGTCCTGAGGAAGGACCCCTACGGCAAGCCTGTGGACATATGGGCTTGTG gtgTTATTCTCTATATCTTGTTAGTGGGATATCCTCCATTCTGGGATGAAGATCAACACAAACTCTATCAGCAGATCAAAGCTGGAGCATATGAT TTCCCATCCCCAGAGTGGGACACAGTGACTCCAGAGGCAAAGAACCTGATCAACCAGATGTTGACCATTAACCCAGCAAAGAGAATCACTGCCGAACAGGCCCTCAAGCACCCTTGGGTCTGC CACCGTTCTACAGTGGCATCCATGatgcacagacaggaaactgtCGAGTGTCTCCGCAAGTTCAATGCTCGCCGAAAACTCAAG ggagCCATTCTCACCACCATGCTGGTGTCCAGAAACTTCTCAG TGGGCCGGCAGCATACCAACTCTGCTGCTGCCGCCTCCTCCACGGCCTCACTGGCTCAGGAAG catgcaAAAGTTTACTCAACAAGAAGTCAGATTCTGCTAAG GAATCTCAGAGCACGGTGGTGCACAACCCTCCTGATGGAGTCAAG GGATCGACGGAGAGCAACGCCACCAACGacgaggaggaaatgaaag cGGACAGTTCGGCGCTGAGTCAGAGCAGCGCCACAGAGGAGATGCCCCCACTTCTGCCCTCACCTCAAAGCTCACCTGCCA ttccACCGCATGATGTAAAGCGCATGGCATGGAACAGCACAGGCAACAGCTCCTGCCCTGACTCTGAGCTCTCACAGTCCTCCATGCCTGCCGCTCCGCTAGGGAGCAACACTGTCGCTGCTATAAACAACACTAAGCAGA CTCGTAAACAGGAGATCATCAAGATAACGGAGCAGCTGATCGAGGCGATCAACAATGGAGATTTCGATGCCTACAC GAGGATTTGCGATCCTGGACTGACCTCTTTTGAACCCGAAGCCCTGGGGAACCTGGTGGAGGGCATGGACTTTCACAAGTTCTACTTTGAAAACT TGCTGAGCAAGAACAGCAAGCCCGTGCACACCACCCTGCTCAACCCGCACGTGCACCTGATCGGCGAGGACGCTGCGTGCATCGCCTACATCCGGCTCACACAGTTTGTAGACACCACGGGCCGCCCTCGCTCCAGCCAATCGGAGGAGACCAGGGTGTGGCATCGTCGCGATGGCAAGTGGCTCAATGTTCACTTCCACTGCTCAGGAGCGCCTGCTGCACCACTACAGTGA
- the LOC121624500 gene encoding calcium/calmodulin-dependent protein kinase type II subunit gamma-like isoform X18, whose protein sequence is MATTATSTRFTDEYQLYEELGKGAFSVVRRCVKKSSGQEYAAKIINTKKLSARDHQKLEREARICRLLKHPNIVRLHDSISEEGFHYLVFDLVTGGELFEDIVAREYYSEADASHCISQILESVNHIHQHDIVHRDLKPENLLLASKMKGAAVKLADFGLAIEVQGDQQAWFGFAGTPGYLSPEVLRKDPYGKPVDIWACGVILYILLVGYPPFWDEDQHKLYQQIKAGAYDFPSPEWDTVTPEAKNLINQMLTINPAKRITAEQALKHPWVCHRSTVASMMHRQETVECLRKFNARRKLKGAILTTMLVSRNFSVGRQHTNSAAAASSTASLAQEACKSLLNKKSDSAKESQSTVVHNPPDGVKGSTESNATNDEEEMKARKQEIIKITEQLIEAINNGDFDAYTRICDPGLTSFEPEALGNLVEGMDFHKFYFENLLSKNSKPVHTTLLNPHVHLIGEDAACIAYIRLTQFVDTTGRPRSSQSEETRVWHRRDGKWLNVHFHCSGAPAAPLQ, encoded by the exons gGGAGCTTTTTCAGTGGTGCGTAGGTGTGTAAAGAAGTCATCAGGACAGGAATATGCTGCAAAAATCATCAACACTAAGAAGCTGTCTGCAAGAG acCATCAGAAGCTTGAGAGAGAGGCTCGTATCTGCCGTCTCCTGAAGCACCCCAACATCG TGAGACTCCATGACAGCATTTCAGAGGAAGGCTTTCATTACCTAGTCTTTGACCT gGTGACAGGAGGAGAGCTGTTTGAAGACATCGTAGCCAGGGAGTACTACAGTGAGGCTGATGCCAG tcATTGCATTAGTCAGATCTTGGAGAGTGTCAATCATATCCACCAGCATGATATTGTGCACAGAGACCTCAAG cctgagAACCTGTTGTTGGCCAGTAAGATGAAGGGAGCTGCAGTGAAGCTGGCAGACTTTGGCCTTGCTATTGAAGTGCAGGGAGACCAGCAAGCTTGGTTTg GGTTTGCAGGCACCCCTGGTTACCTCTCCCCTGAAGTCCTGAGGAAGGACCCCTACGGCAAGCCTGTGGACATATGGGCTTGTG gtgTTATTCTCTATATCTTGTTAGTGGGATATCCTCCATTCTGGGATGAAGATCAACACAAACTCTATCAGCAGATCAAAGCTGGAGCATATGAT TTCCCATCCCCAGAGTGGGACACAGTGACTCCAGAGGCAAAGAACCTGATCAACCAGATGTTGACCATTAACCCAGCAAAGAGAATCACTGCCGAACAGGCCCTCAAGCACCCTTGGGTCTGC CACCGTTCTACAGTGGCATCCATGatgcacagacaggaaactgtCGAGTGTCTCCGCAAGTTCAATGCTCGCCGAAAACTCAAG ggagCCATTCTCACCACCATGCTGGTGTCCAGAAACTTCTCAG TGGGCCGGCAGCATACCAACTCTGCTGCTGCCGCCTCCTCCACGGCCTCACTGGCTCAGGAAG catgcaAAAGTTTACTCAACAAGAAGTCAGATTCTGCTAAG GAATCTCAGAGCACGGTGGTGCACAACCCTCCTGATGGAGTCAAG GGATCGACGGAGAGCAACGCCACCAACGacgaggaggaaatgaaag CTCGTAAACAGGAGATCATCAAGATAACGGAGCAGCTGATCGAGGCGATCAACAATGGAGATTTCGATGCCTACAC GAGGATTTGCGATCCTGGACTGACCTCTTTTGAACCCGAAGCCCTGGGGAACCTGGTGGAGGGCATGGACTTTCACAAGTTCTACTTTGAAAACT TGCTGAGCAAGAACAGCAAGCCCGTGCACACCACCCTGCTCAACCCGCACGTGCACCTGATCGGCGAGGACGCTGCGTGCATCGCCTACATCCGGCTCACACAGTTTGTAGACACCACGGGCCGCCCTCGCTCCAGCCAATCGGAGGAGACCAGGGTGTGGCATCGTCGCGATGGCAAGTGGCTCAATGTTCACTTCCACTGCTCAGGAGCGCCTGCTGCACCACTACAGTGA
- the LOC121624500 gene encoding calcium/calmodulin-dependent protein kinase type II delta chain-like isoform X3, whose amino-acid sequence MATTATSTRFTDEYQLYEELGKGAFSVVRRCVKKSSGQEYAAKIINTKKLSARDHQKLEREARICRLLKHPNIVRLHDSISEEGFHYLVFDLVTGGELFEDIVAREYYSEADASHCISQILESVNHIHQHDIVHRDLKPENLLLASKMKGAAVKLADFGLAIEVQGDQQAWFGFAGTPGYLSPEVLRKDPYGKPVDIWACGVILYILLVGYPPFWDEDQHKLYQQIKAGAYDFPSPEWDTVTPEAKNLINQMLTINPAKRITAEQALKHPWVCHRSTVASMMHRQETVECLRKFNARRKLKGAILTTMLVSRNFSACKSLLNKKSDSAKPSTNNSKNSIVSAINALKDTNMATNAQMESQSTVVHNPPDGVKGSTESNATNDEEEMKGRKADSSALSQSSATEEMPPLLPSPQSSPAIPPHDVKRMAWNSTGNSSCPDSELSQSSMPAAPLGSNTVAAINNTKQTRKQEIIKITEQLIEAINNGDFDAYTRICDPGLTSFEPEALGNLVEGMDFHKFYFENLLSKNSKPVHTTLLNPHVHLIGEDAACIAYIRLTQFVDTTGRPRSSQSEETRVWHRRDGKWLNVHFHCSGAPAAPLQ is encoded by the exons gGGAGCTTTTTCAGTGGTGCGTAGGTGTGTAAAGAAGTCATCAGGACAGGAATATGCTGCAAAAATCATCAACACTAAGAAGCTGTCTGCAAGAG acCATCAGAAGCTTGAGAGAGAGGCTCGTATCTGCCGTCTCCTGAAGCACCCCAACATCG TGAGACTCCATGACAGCATTTCAGAGGAAGGCTTTCATTACCTAGTCTTTGACCT gGTGACAGGAGGAGAGCTGTTTGAAGACATCGTAGCCAGGGAGTACTACAGTGAGGCTGATGCCAG tcATTGCATTAGTCAGATCTTGGAGAGTGTCAATCATATCCACCAGCATGATATTGTGCACAGAGACCTCAAG cctgagAACCTGTTGTTGGCCAGTAAGATGAAGGGAGCTGCAGTGAAGCTGGCAGACTTTGGCCTTGCTATTGAAGTGCAGGGAGACCAGCAAGCTTGGTTTg GGTTTGCAGGCACCCCTGGTTACCTCTCCCCTGAAGTCCTGAGGAAGGACCCCTACGGCAAGCCTGTGGACATATGGGCTTGTG gtgTTATTCTCTATATCTTGTTAGTGGGATATCCTCCATTCTGGGATGAAGATCAACACAAACTCTATCAGCAGATCAAAGCTGGAGCATATGAT TTCCCATCCCCAGAGTGGGACACAGTGACTCCAGAGGCAAAGAACCTGATCAACCAGATGTTGACCATTAACCCAGCAAAGAGAATCACTGCCGAACAGGCCCTCAAGCACCCTTGGGTCTGC CACCGTTCTACAGTGGCATCCATGatgcacagacaggaaactgtCGAGTGTCTCCGCAAGTTCAATGCTCGCCGAAAACTCAAG ggagCCATTCTCACCACCATGCTGGTGTCCAGAAACTTCTCAG catgcaAAAGTTTACTCAACAAGAAGTCAGATTCTGCTAAG CCTTCTACCAACAACAGTAAGAACAGTATAGTGAGCGCCATCAATGCCCTGAAAGACACCAACATGGCAACCAACGCCCAGATG GAATCTCAGAGCACGGTGGTGCACAACCCTCCTGATGGAGTCAAG GGATCGACGGAGAGCAACGCCACCAACGacgaggaggaaatgaaaggtaGGAAAG cGGACAGTTCGGCGCTGAGTCAGAGCAGCGCCACAGAGGAGATGCCCCCACTTCTGCCCTCACCTCAAAGCTCACCTGCCA ttccACCGCATGATGTAAAGCGCATGGCATGGAACAGCACAGGCAACAGCTCCTGCCCTGACTCTGAGCTCTCACAGTCCTCCATGCCTGCCGCTCCGCTAGGGAGCAACACTGTCGCTGCTATAAACAACACTAAGCAGA CTCGTAAACAGGAGATCATCAAGATAACGGAGCAGCTGATCGAGGCGATCAACAATGGAGATTTCGATGCCTACAC GAGGATTTGCGATCCTGGACTGACCTCTTTTGAACCCGAAGCCCTGGGGAACCTGGTGGAGGGCATGGACTTTCACAAGTTCTACTTTGAAAACT TGCTGAGCAAGAACAGCAAGCCCGTGCACACCACCCTGCTCAACCCGCACGTGCACCTGATCGGCGAGGACGCTGCGTGCATCGCCTACATCCGGCTCACACAGTTTGTAGACACCACGGGCCGCCCTCGCTCCAGCCAATCGGAGGAGACCAGGGTGTGGCATCGTCGCGATGGCAAGTGGCTCAATGTTCACTTCCACTGCTCAGGAGCGCCTGCTGCACCACTACAGTGA